The stretch of DNA AAAGGAATTAAATGCTCGTCCAAATTTTTGGAATAGGCTTATAAGCGAGCACAGTGCTACCAACTACAATCTGGTTTCCATTCACAAGAATTTTTATGAAGATCTAATGTCTGGTAAAATGCCAAAGGCCATATTTACTATAGAAAGTGCAAGCAGTCGACCTCTGGAAGATATGCCGTTATCCCAGTTCCTTCATACAATTAAGACAGTCTCCGAGACCTCACGCATGGTAAACAGGGTTTATGTGGAGGGAGATAATCTTAAGATAAGGCACGGTTTTAGAAATATGCAAGCTGTTGAAAATATAAAAAATATTTTCATAAATATTTTGGAAGAAAACGAATATAACTATGGTGCAGAAATTACCAGTACATTTATTTTTTTGCGACATCATCCTGAAATTGAAAATAAAACACACGAGTTGTTTATAAAATTATCTGAAAATGGGGGAAATGTACAAAAAATAATATCAGAATTTGTTGCATTTCTGAGAACAGTTAAAGATATTGAATTTATTGATCATATTAAAAGTTTTGGACGAAGATTAGGCAGGGAGCTTATGATGCAGTATGAACAAAAATATGGATACACATACTGGGATCTCCAAACTTTTAAAAAAGCATTGGAACCTGCTGACAGACAGATAGAATCTGATTGGGAAATAAGGACAAACTCATTAAGGTATACAGTCCAAAAATGCGCATATGCAAATGACCCTAAAAAATGTCACATGCACAGGGAAATATTCAAAGGTGCCCTTGAATATGCATTTGGGGATTCAGCAGATATGGATATAATCAAATTGCTCAGCCACGGTGATGATTACTGTGATGTATATATTCATACACATTAATAATCAAGCTGCAGCTTCAAGAGTAGTAGAGGTCGTTACAATTGATTTTTGTGGACAATTTTCAATACAAAGTCCGCAGTGACTACATTTCTCCTGATCGATCTGTGCTAAAAAGTCAGTAACAGTAATAGCATCTTCCGGACAGTTCTTGGCACAAATGCGGCATCCAATACATCCAAATTCACACACCGATTTTACAAGCTTGCCTTTATCATGTGACCGGCACAGCACGTGTTCAGATTCACTCTCTCTTGACATTACTAATATCTCATTTGGACATTCGTCTACACATATCCCGCAGCCCTTACATAAGTTCTTATTAATATAGGGAAGATGGTCATCACCCATGCTCATGGCCCCAAAAGGACATGCACGTACACAGGTCCCTCGCCCTATACATCCATAGGTGCATCCCTTTTCACCATCAGAGATCATCATAACAGCCCTGCAGTCATCAATACCCACATAATCTATCTTATCAATGCAATGCACTCCCCCATTACACCTGACAAACGGATAAATGCTTTCTGCTTCTATAACTTCCTGGCCCAATTTAGAGCCTATTTGTTTTGCAACGTCGAAACCTCCCACTGGACATCCATCAATAGGTGCTGATTCGCTTACCACTTTATCAGCAAAATCAGAACATCCCGCATATCCGCAGGCACCACAATTGGCACCTGGTAATACCTCAATCACATCTTCAACAAGGGGATTTGTCTCCACTGCGAATTTTATCGATGCCCATATAAGTACTATCCCAACCAAAAATCCAATACCCCCGATAATCACTGCTGATTGTGCGATCAATAACGTACCTGTCATGTCCGGATCACTCCGAAGAAGTTAACAAAAGCCATTGAAAGTAATGAGGTAATAAAGAAGGCATGAGGGATACCCTGAACTGGTGCAGGCACATTGAGCACACTTGTCTTTTCTCGGATCGCAGACATGAGCAGCATTACCATGGTATAACCTAAAGCAGCTGTAAAACCGTAAAAAATACTTTCTATAAAGCCATATTCAAGCCTTACATTAAGTATTACCACTCCAAGTATGGCGCAGTTGGTGGTTATCAGGGGCAGGAATATTCCCAGGGACCTGTATAAGGGAGGACTGTATTTACGAATAATGAATTCCACCAGTTGAACAAGGGCTGCAATTATGATGATAAAACTGATCGTGGAAAGAAACGTAAGCCCAAAAGGTTGCAGTAGATATGTATATATTAAAAACGCCGCCGTTGATGCCATTATCATAACAAACATCACGGCAGCCGACATGCCAGTCGCACTTTTCGTCTCCTTTGAAACACCCAGGAAAGAACACAGACCAAGGAACTGGACCAGCAGGAAGTTCTTTACAAAAATCCCGTTTATTGCTATGGCAAATAAGCTTACATCCTCCATATATTAATGCCCCCTTCTCAGTTTTCTGATACGGTTGTAATTAACCAATGCCATCAGTACACCGATTGTCATGAATGCTCCGGCAGGTAATATCATGAATGTGGCTGGTGTATCTGAATATATAGGTATACTGATCAATTTAAATCCAAATAATACAATAGCTCCCGTTCCTAACAATTCTCTTATGGTCCCGATGATCACCAGCACAATTAAAAAACCTGTCCCGATTCCAAATGCATCTACAATTGAATATTTTACATTGTTCCTGATAGCATATGCTTCGGCACGACCTATAATAATACAGTTGACCACAATCAACGGAATGAAAATTCCCAGTGCTTTATACAAAGGAGGTGTATAGGCTTCCATCACCATGTCGATAATAGTTACAAAAGTACATATTATTATTATAAACATAGGAATACGGGTTATGGGCGGAATATGTTTTCTAAGCGCAGAGATCATGATATTTGATCCCAAAAGCACAAAAAGTGCCGCTCCGGCCATGCCAATAGCATTCTCCACTGATGTAGTGACCGCCAGTGTGGGACACAATCCCAGTACAAGGGCAAATATGGGATTGTCCTTGATAATTCCTCTGAAATACTCACCTGAAATTGTCATTTCACTCATAATACATTCCCACCTATTGTTTTATTCATTTGCTTTTATTTCATTAATTTTTGCCTGTATTCCGTCTATTACAGCCTGGGAAGACACGGAAGCACCAGTAATTGCATCTATGGCGCCATCATTCTTGGAAAGTAACAAATCAGATTCAGCTACTCCTTTGAACTGGTCTGTGAAAGTGGGTTCAATTATATATGCACCCAAACCCGGCGTTTCAGCATGTGACATGATTTTAATTCCTGTTACTTTGTAATTTGTATCAATGCCGCCTGCTAACGTGATAACACTCTGCGAACCGCTCTGGTCCCTGAAGAAACTATATCCCACCAGATTATTATCTGCATCAAGAGCTCGATAATATAGAATTTCCTCTCCGGATTTCACAGGATCAAAATTTTCTGCTAAAGGCATTACATCTATTAGTGCCAGCTCTCTTTGCTCTTCTTGATATATCTTTAGCTGCTCCTGTGTGGGAATATAAACGGCACCGAGAACTGTTGCGGCAACTATAGACAATACTACTAATTTTAGAAGTACTACACCCATTTCCTTACTCATTTTCACAATGCCACCTCATCAACAGGTCTTGGATAAGTATTTTTTTCAATAAAAGGTGTAACAGTGTTAGCAATGAATATGGCAAAAAGAACAGCTACCACATAATTGTAACTGATAGATCCATATATTACAGTAAGTACTCCGCACAATAAACCATAAATAAATCTGCCGTTTTTCGTGATTGGAGATGTGGCAGTTTCAGTGGCAAGAATGAATACTCCAAGGAAAAACATTCCAGTTATCACATATGACAGATTCTCTCCAATAATTAAAGCCAATACAATAGTAGAAACAAGATAACTGGATGGGATACGCCAGTCGATATATTTTCTATGAATGAGGTACACCCCACCAATTAAAAATACAATCGGGGATACTTCTGCCAATCTTCCGGCTCCTAATTCCAAAAAGATATCAGAATATTGTCCTATGTGTGGTACAGACCCCGAAATTGTCAATTTTTTCCAAGACATGTTAAGAAATACCCAGGCAGCTATGGCCGGATTGAATAGATTCGATCCGAGACCGCCAAAAGCATGTTTTACCAGAGCAACACCAAAGAATGATCCCACAGCAGGAATCCACAGTGGAACGTCGTAAGGTAGTAACAAAGCAATTATCATACCAATAGAAACAGCATCTCCATCCTTTATTGTCAATTCCTGTTTTGATAATTTCTGAATACCTGCTTCTGTGAGTACAGCTGCTAAGGTACTTACCAGTACCAGCTCCAATGCCGTAAAACCAAAAACAATAGTCGCCAGCAAACTGACAGCCACCAGTATTGCAATTTTGCTCCGCATGATAGTGGCTATACTCACCCCTTGTCTCGTATGGGGAGGATGGGAAACTGTGAGTTTCATTTTTCACCTCCGCTTGATAATGCTCCCACGTGACAGGGAGTCTGACATGATTGACAGCCGAGTTTCAGGTTGGAGGATTCCTTTTCTTCTGGTATGGTAAATGATTTTATCAATGCAGTTTTTGCGAAGCGTATCAATTGCAGGATATGTCCGTTGGAAGGGCAGACATAGTCACATAATCCGCATTCAACGCAGCTGAAAACATTTAGTTTACTGCAATCGTCATATCTGCCAATGTCTGAAAAGGAAGCAATCCTTCCCGGCAGAATATTTACCGGACAAATGTCCACACATCGGGCGCAGTGGATGCAAGGCCCAGGTTTGTTCCGCACAACCTCATCCTTTGATTGAACAGTGATCTCACAAGTTGATTGAATAACAGGGACTTCATCTGTGACCTGTGCTATTCCTGAAAGTAATTCGTTCATGATAATTTTGGCAGGTTCACCCACATATCCGCCACTGGAACCAATCACATCTTTGAAGCTGGTCCCTATTTCTACCTCCTGTATGCCAGGTTTCCCAACTGCGCCAGATACTGCAACATTGACCTCGATCGGGGGGATGCCATCCATGACGGCATTATTAACTGCCAGTGTTCCATACGCACTTGAAATCATCACTCCGGCTTCTGCCGGAGTATCTCTATTTGAAATCCGTATCCCTGTAATATCATAGGCAAGAAGATTGGACATTAACGGAGTATAATTTCGTTTCACGGAAATAACTCCAATATTATCTCCATTTAATCCTGATCTGATAGCTGAAGCAAGCTGGTTGTTATTCTTGTGAATTATGAAAGCTCCCTGAACTGCATCAGATGCTTTCATCAAGAGTTTCATACCGTTAATTAATTTTGAAATGTTTTCTGGTGTGCAATTACTCTTTACATCGCATGAGTAAGTGAGGTTTATCAGGATTGTGTCAACTAATTTTTTAGTATTTAATAAGTTAAAAACCGGATAACCATTCAGTTCGATAATTCCCGAATCCTTTAATGTGTCAAAAATATTTTCTTTTGAAGGATTTTGTTGGGACACAAAATTAATTGTTTCGTTGGTCCCATTTGATTCTATTATTATACTGGGTTTTTTAGTACAAGAAGGATGAGCTCTGTCTTCAAGACCGATCACATGTCCGGATATACTTGAATGGATCTTCGCACCAAAATCATGATTGCATTCTCCGATTTTCTGTCCCTTTAGTACAGTATCATCCACATTTATCAATGGTTCACATATAGGGCCTCTATGTTGCATTAGTGGAATGACGACCTGTTTACGGTATTCTTGTGTTTCTTCTGTTGATACGCTTTTTTCAATCTCTTTTGCCATTCCCTCATCCCCGTATTGGATTATTTATATTTACATTGTGTTGTCCTGGTAGTTCATTGAAAGCGATCCAGATCAAGACCGCTGAAAACAGCATCAAAAAAGCACATAAATAAAAGGGAGTTACAAATGAGATATACCCTGCCAAAAGACCTCCAACCAGGGGTCCTATTGCCATACCACCTGCATTTGCACTCATGATATATCCCATACTGTGTCCTATATTACTCCCATCAGCTATTTCTGCTGCCAGTGCTATAAGAGGTGTATTAACAGCTGCTGCTGCAATACCCTGTAATCCTCTAATGAAAATAAGTTCATTAATAGAAGAAGCATATCCCAGACTGATAATAAGAATAGATGACACCGCAAGACCTAACACGATAATTTTTGTTTTATTGAAATTGTCAGAAATAGTACCAATGGGAATCTGGAATAACAATCTTGCAAGCATAAATACTGATATCATGATACCCAAAGAGAACTGGGAAGCACCAAGTCTTCCTTCAAATTCAGGAAGGAGGGAAACGACGATCATGGTACCCAACATCATGATAAAAACTGTTGCTGATATTATCAGGATATTTTTTGATGTTTTGATTGGAGTATCTATTTTACCTCTACTATGAGTCTCTTTAACAAAAAGACTGACCAATAATAAACTCAATGTTCCGAAAACTGCACATAGATAGAATCCAGCAGTATAACTATAGTATGTTGCTACAGCTCCACCAAATATAGGTCCTAATCCAAAAGCGATCCCGCGAATGGTAGAATGCATCCCAATCACACGGCCTTTAGTATCTGGTAATGACAGATCTGATAGCATACCCATAAGTGATGGAAGAGCAGCACCAACCAGCAGACCTTCGATAATTCTTAACATTATCAGTGATTCAAATAAATTTATCCTGGCATATAAAAAAGATATAACAGCAAACCCTGCAAGGCCGAATAGAATGAGTGGTTTCCTCTTGCCCAAATAATCAGTAAGAACACCTAAAAACGGTTGAGAAAGTGCAATAACGGCACCAAAAATGCTCATTACAATCCCTACTTTTACGACTACAGGTACATCCTGGAAATATACAGAATTCAGTTTTGCAATGTACAGTGGTATCAATGCAACCATCATGCCTGTCCCGAAATCCTCAAAAAACCTTGAAAAGGAAAGGATATACATCTCTTTCTTGATTTTTAAAAACGTTTTACCAGACATCTACTGTCCAACTCCAAACGATTTGAATAACATTGGTTCCTTTTCGACTTCTATAGGCTCAGGCCTGGCTGGAATTATCTCTACAGTAATCTCGTTGACTGTGAAATCTGTTGGTGGGTCAGTTTGAGCTGGATCTGCATCATATCCCAGCAATTTCCAATCAATGCGTGATGTATTGCCATGACAATCAGCACACCATAATGCACTTTTCCCAAGAACACTTTTTTCTGCAACTATATTGTGGCTTACCGAATAGTACATGTCCCAACTTCGTAACACAGCATTAGGATAATCAGGTTTTCCGTATACATCCAGGCTAAAATTTCTCATCTCATCCAGACTGACTGTATCATCTCTATTGGCATCAGCTGCCCTGATGTGTGATAGGATAATTGGACTGCCCCAGTGCAGGCTTGAATTTGGATTATTAATTATATTTTTATCACTACCATCATCCCACCATGTTATGGAAATTACATTAAAAGTTTTTAACATGGCTCCCGGATCATCCCTATCGGATGGAGAGGGTATTCCTTCTACAGTACCATCAAACCATGCCAGTACGGGCTGAAAATCCTCCTCTTTGAATGTGGTGTCTTTAAAGCCATTTGCCCAGTTAATTGTATCTATAGGTACTCCCCCTGGAATTTCACCGCCGGGAAGTGCAGGAATATGACATGCCTCACACGATACTTTTTCAAGATGGGCATCTACTATCATACCATGAGTAACGTCTGAATGACAATCAATACATTGTTTCATTGTTTGATCAGATATTTCAGGTGAATCTGACCGATCGATAATATTTCCCCTGGCTATATTGTGATCAGAGGTTACATGACATTGAATGCAGCTGACATTTGCATTTGAATGAACATCATAAGCGCTATAATTATCACTACTCCACATTACACCTCTGGTTGCAACATCGGTCTGGTGACATTTGTTAGCACAAGTAGTATCTGATATATGCGTCAAATAAAGATTGTCTGACGAAATTTTGCCTAAATGACATGTCTGGCAATTTGTGGTTATACTCCCGCCTACAATTTCCTCTACATCATGAATTTCAAATATCACATCATCCTTTGAATGACAATGGCTGCATTCAAATTGTGCAGCAACGGCAGCTATAGTTGGGTTATGTATGGGAATACCACTCGAATGACACAGACCACATTCCCTAATGCGATTAGAAGTATCTTCTTTTTCAATAAGATTAATAAACAGAGGATCCCACTGTCCGTCAATTCCATTTGAATTAACACGCTGTACATGATATGAGTTAACGAGGTCATCGTACATGTCTATATGACAACTCTTACATTTCTCATCTGACCATGAATTATTATAAATATAATGTGCTGCAAGCGGTTGGTAACCATTATAATTGAGATTACCAAAATTTATTATGACAATAGTCATTAATAAAATTCCGGCCAGTACTACATGTAGTTTTGTCAATTATTCTCCTACCTCCTGTTAATTCTTTTTTGTGACCTCATCTTAGATAATTTCCTGCCAACTTATAATATTTATTAAATACCTCAATATTCTTTTTTAATTCGTTTGTTCTTTGCATTAATCCAGGCGATCCTAATTGGTGAAAAAAGGGGATGTTGTTCCATTTGATAAAATAATATTAACGATTTTGCGAAACCATATAGCAATGCTATTGCCTGTAAAACCACAATAATCAATGCAATATTAAGACCGATTGTAATTACAATACCGGTTGTCATGACACCTGTTTCAACCAGGACAATTGTCAGCATTGAAAACAATACCAAAGGATAACCCAACCGTTCAATCATTTTTTTCACCTGAAATATCCTGGTACCAGTAAGGATAATCTTCTTTCGCTACTTCTTTTGAAATAAGTCCTGTAGTCATTGCATAATCCATAGGGAATTTGAAGGGCGTTAAATGAACTTTATAAAAATGCGGCAATATTACGCATAGACTTAATATAGCAAAACTGCCGTGGATCAGGATAACAATTGAAAAATATGAAATGGGTAAATAGGATGAAAATAACCATGGAGCCCACATTATAATACCGGAAATGCCCATTAATAGAACATCAACAATTATGACACTCCAGATAAGCCCTTTTTCAAGCCAGCTATATTTATCATAATCGATCCGGGTATACTTAAGACCTAATATGGAAAGATTATCATTCATAAAATCATAAATATCTTTGGATGTAGGGAAAATGATTTTGTTAAAATAATTTCTATCAATTAATCTCCAGTACAATATAGAATATATAAAATAATAAGAAGAGGCAGATAGTAATCCCACTGCAGCAATTCTATGAATAAATAATGCCTTTGATAGACCGATTATATCTATTATCCATCCCAGATGTTGGGGATAAAGTCTGGGAATTCCCGTTATATATAATATCATTATGGAAATTGCTATAACAAAATGAGCAATCACCTGGGTTGAAGAAAATCTCTCTATCTGGTCATCCAATTTAATCACCCTTCATGGAATCCTTTCATTTTAATAAATTTTTTATGCATTAATATGAGATTCGCGGTTAGACCTAGTACACTAAAAGCCACATAAAATCTTATTAAATATTTTATCCAAAGGAGCTCTTCAGAATCAGTAACAATATTATTTTCAAAATAAAACTTAGAATTAACAAATAGAACTGCACTGATTACTATTAATAGTGTTAATAATAAGGAAATTATTTCGATATTATTCTTTATTGACCCCATATTTTCCTCCTCTTAAATATATATACATACACTCCACTTATAGTGGGGATCGAGTTTAATTTATTATTTATAAAGTAATAGTTATTTTCAGGACTTATATTTATCTATTTTACGATGGGATTTTACCATTATTAATGTACAATTTATGATTCTCATGAACAATCAAGGAATTAAAGTTCAGGAACTACTCTCTCAATTCTTGAACCCCTCACAACCAGGACCGAACATTTGGCTGTAGAAGCTACCTTCTCTAACACACTCCCTACCACCATTTTTGATATTGAACTTTTACCAGTGCTACCTAAGACTATCAGATCTATATTCTGGTTTTTTACAATTTTAAGAATTTCTGATGTGGTTTTTCCGTCTTTTACTATAATTTCAGCAGTAACCCCTTTTTTATTAGCTATTTTTGTGACATTTTCTGCAATCCTGGATGCATCATCCAGTAGATGTTGTTTCATTCGTTTGATTATTGCTTCAGAATATGCTACTGTTTCCCCAAATACTCTGCCTCCTCCAGCTTCATCAAGAGACGTGATATGCATTTCCAATATCTTGTCCTTTGAATCAACGATAGTACAAGCATAAACTTCAGCATTGTATCTTCTTGCAATACTCATACCATATTGAGCAGCATATTCTGCATCCTTTGACCCGTCAGTTGGAATGAGTATCTTTTTGTATTGCTCTTTACAATCAGTATCTCGTATAAGCATGACATGTGTATTGCTTAAACGAAGTATCCGATTTGCAATTGCTCCAATAGGAGCAGTTTTTCCCTGTCCCCTCCCGATAGCAGCCATGATAATCAAATTGGCATCAATTGCTTCAGCTTCATTAAGTATCTGTTCTATAGGGGATCCTGTAAGCACTTTTGTTGATCTGATTGTTATTCCCTTTATTTCAGCCAACTTTCGCACTTGATCAACATATTCTTCACCAGCTTTCTTTACGATCTCAAGGATGTCAGGAACAGCGTATTTGTGGATGTCTGCTACAAACATGGATGATATCTCAGCCCCATATATGCTTGCCATTTGTACGGCATGCTTTGCTGCTGTCCTTGAATTTTCGGACCCATCCACCGGAACCAGGAATTGGAGTTTTGTCATAATTAACACCTATTTCTTTACTGTATATACTTTTTCAGTTCTTAGACTTTTTACTACAAAAACTGAACATGAAGCCGAACGAATTACTTTTTCAGATACGCTTCCAAGTATTAATCTTGAAACACTGCCCCGCCTGGAATATCCCATGACTATCAGATCAATTTGGTCTTTATCGATTGATTTCAGGATCTCTTCTGTGATTTTTCCTTCCTTGATTAACGAATTTGCTGTTATGCCCTTTGATTTAATAATATTCATTACTTTTTCAACAATTACCATCCCCTCAGGCATTTTATTTGGATCTTGAATTACATGACACACTGTAAGTTTTGATATTGAACGATGTGCAATACTAGCAGCAAATTGTGTTGCATATTCGGCATCCTCCGAACCATCAACCGGAACCAGAATGTGTTTATAAGGTTCTAAATTACCAGTTATTTTACGCGCAATCAGTACATGACACTTGGCATTTCTTACCACTCTTTCTGCCACACTTCCCAGGTTATTATCAGATGCTCCAAGGACAATTAGAGTGGCGTCTATTTCTTTTTGCATCTTGATTATTTCATTAAATGGTAATCCTGTTAATACTCTTGACTGAAAAATGCCAACCCCTGCATCACTGCTATATTTATTAAATTTATCCAATAGTACCTGTCCTGATCTGGTTTGAATTTCCAAATTCTCATCATCTTTAAATATATCTGTATCTACTACATGAACAGTGGAAATTTCTGCGTTATACATCTTAGCCAGCTTAATTACGTTATCAGCAGCTATCTCTGTATACGCTAAATCATCAACAGGTAATAAGAATTGAAATTTTACCATAATCTTACTCCTAACAAAAGTTTTTCCACTGTTGTATTTAAACCTTTCGAATTGTGTGAGATAAAAACAAAACAGATATATCATTCATTTCTATATTTATGAACATGGGTGCCCCAAAAACCACAATTTTTGTGATTATATTGATTTTTATGGTATTGACACTTTTTGGCATTTTTTTTTATTTTACTGTAGAATCCGGAGAAAAAAACCAGACTGATATCCAATTTGAAAGCCGAGAGGCAATGGGCACAA from Methanosarcinales archaeon encodes:
- a CDS encoding Fe-S cluster domain-containing protein encodes the protein MTGTLLIAQSAVIIGGIGFLVGIVLIWASIKFAVETNPLVEDVIEVLPGANCGACGYAGCSDFADKVVSESAPIDGCPVGGFDVAKQIGSKLGQEVIEAESIYPFVRCNGGVHCIDKIDYVGIDDCRAVMMISDGEKGCTYGCIGRGTCVRACPFGAMSMGDDHLPYINKNLCKGCGICVDECPNEILVMSRESESEHVLCRSHDKGKLVKSVCEFGCIGCRICAKNCPEDAITVTDFLAQIDQEKCSHCGLCIENCPQKSIVTTSTTLEAAA
- a CDS encoding RnfABCDGE type electron transport complex subunit A; amino-acid sequence: MEDVSLFAIAINGIFVKNFLLVQFLGLCSFLGVSKETKSATGMSAAVMFVMIMASTAAFLIYTYLLQPFGLTFLSTISFIIIIAALVQLVEFIIRKYSPPLYRSLGIFLPLITTNCAILGVVILNVRLEYGFIESIFYGFTAALGYTMVMLLMSAIREKTSVLNVPAPVQGIPHAFFITSLLSMAFVNFFGVIRT
- a CDS encoding electron transport complex subunit E; translation: MTISGEYFRGIIKDNPIFALVLGLCPTLAVTTSVENAIGMAGAALFVLLGSNIMISALRKHIPPITRIPMFIIIICTFVTIIDMVMEAYTPPLYKALGIFIPLIVVNCIIIGRAEAYAIRNNVKYSIVDAFGIGTGFLIVLVIIGTIRELLGTGAIVLFGFKLISIPIYSDTPATFMILPAGAFMTIGVLMALVNYNRIRKLRRGH
- a CDS encoding FMN-binding protein, translated to MSKEMGVVLLKLVVLSIVAATVLGAVYIPTQEQLKIYQEEQRELALIDVMPLAENFDPVKSGEEILYYRALDADNNLVGYSFFRDQSGSQSVITLAGGIDTNYKVTGIKIMSHAETPGLGAYIIEPTFTDQFKGVAESDLLLSKNDGAIDAITGASVSSQAVIDGIQAKINEIKANE
- a CDS encoding RnfABCDGE type electron transport complex subunit D encodes the protein MKLTVSHPPHTRQGVSIATIMRSKIAILVAVSLLATIVFGFTALELVLVSTLAAVLTEAGIQKLSKQELTIKDGDAVSIGMIIALLLPYDVPLWIPAVGSFFGVALVKHAFGGLGSNLFNPAIAAWVFLNMSWKKLTISGSVPHIGQYSDIFLELGAGRLAEVSPIVFLIGGVYLIHRKYIDWRIPSSYLVSTIVLALIIGENLSYVITGMFFLGVFILATETATSPITKNGRFIYGLLCGVLTVIYGSISYNYVVAVLFAIFIANTVTPFIEKNTYPRPVDEVAL
- a CDS encoding SLBB domain-containing protein, which encodes MAKEIEKSVSTEETQEYRKQVVIPLMQHRGPICEPLINVDDTVLKGQKIGECNHDFGAKIHSSISGHVIGLEDRAHPSCTKKPSIIIESNGTNETINFVSQQNPSKENIFDTLKDSGIIELNGYPVFNLLNTKKLVDTILINLTYSCDVKSNCTPENISKLINGMKLLMKASDAVQGAFIIHKNNNQLASAIRSGLNGDNIGVISVKRNYTPLMSNLLAYDITGIRISNRDTPAEAGVMISSAYGTLAVNNAVMDGIPPIEVNVAVSGAVGKPGIQEVEIGTSFKDVIGSSGGYVGEPAKIIMNELLSGIAQVTDEVPVIQSTCEITVQSKDEVVRNKPGPCIHCARCVDICPVNILPGRIASFSDIGRYDDCSKLNVFSCVECGLCDYVCPSNGHILQLIRFAKTALIKSFTIPEEKESSNLKLGCQSCQTPCHVGALSSGGEK
- a CDS encoding MFS transporter; translation: MSGKTFLKIKKEMYILSFSRFFEDFGTGMMVALIPLYIAKLNSVYFQDVPVVVKVGIVMSIFGAVIALSQPFLGVLTDYLGKRKPLILFGLAGFAVISFLYARINLFESLIMLRIIEGLLVGAALPSLMGMLSDLSLPDTKGRVIGMHSTIRGIAFGLGPIFGGAVATYYSYTAGFYLCAVFGTLSLLLVSLFVKETHSRGKIDTPIKTSKNILIISATVFIMMLGTMIVVSLLPEFEGRLGASQFSLGIMISVFMLARLLFQIPIGTISDNFNKTKIIVLGLAVSSILIISLGYASSINELIFIRGLQGIAAAAVNTPLIALAAEIADGSNIGHSMGYIMSANAGGMAIGPLVGGLLAGYISFVTPFYLCAFLMLFSAVLIWIAFNELPGQHNVNINNPIRG
- a CDS encoding methanogenesis multiheme c-type cytochrome, producing the protein MTKLHVVLAGILLMTIVIINFGNLNYNGYQPLAAHYIYNNSWSDEKCKSCHIDMYDDLVNSYHVQRVNSNGIDGQWDPLFINLIEKEDTSNRIRECGLCHSSGIPIHNPTIAAVAAQFECSHCHSKDDVIFEIHDVEEIVGGSITTNCQTCHLGKISSDNLYLTHISDTTCANKCHQTDVATRGVMWSSDNYSAYDVHSNANVSCIQCHVTSDHNIARGNIIDRSDSPEISDQTMKQCIDCHSDVTHGMIVDAHLEKVSCEACHIPALPGGEIPGGVPIDTINWANGFKDTTFKEEDFQPVLAWFDGTVEGIPSPSDRDDPGAMLKTFNVISITWWDDGSDKNIINNPNSSLHWGSPIILSHIRAADANRDDTVSLDEMRNFSLDVYGKPDYPNAVLRSWDMYYSVSHNIVAEKSVLGKSALWCADCHGNTSRIDWKLLGYDADPAQTDPPTDFTVNEITVEIIPARPEPIEVEKEPMLFKSFGVGQ
- a CDS encoding cytochrome b/b6 domain-containing protein; translated protein: MDDQIERFSSTQVIAHFVIAISIMILYITGIPRLYPQHLGWIIDIIGLSKALFIHRIAAVGLLSASSYYFIYSILYWRLIDRNYFNKIIFPTSKDIYDFMNDNLSILGLKYTRIDYDKYSWLEKGLIWSVIIVDVLLMGISGIIMWAPWLFSSYLPISYFSIVILIHGSFAILSLCVILPHFYKVHLTPFKFPMDYAMTTGLISKEVAKEDYPYWYQDISGEKND
- a CDS encoding universal stress protein encodes the protein MTKLQFLVPVDGSENSRTAAKHAVQMASIYGAEISSMFVADIHKYAVPDILEIVKKAGEEYVDQVRKLAEIKGITIRSTKVLTGSPIEQILNEAEAIDANLIIMAAIGRGQGKTAPIGAIANRILRLSNTHVMLIRDTDCKEQYKKILIPTDGSKDAEYAAQYGMSIARRYNAEVYACTIVDSKDKILEMHITSLDEAGGGRVFGETVAYSEAIIKRMKQHLLDDASRIAENVTKIANKKGVTAEIIVKDGKTTSEILKIVKNQNIDLIVLGSTGKSSISKMVVGSVLEKVASTAKCSVLVVRGSRIERVVPEL
- a CDS encoding universal stress protein — encoded protein: MIYLFCFYLTQFERFKYNSGKTFVRSKIMVKFQFLLPVDDLAYTEIAADNVIKLAKMYNAEISTVHVVDTDIFKDDENLEIQTRSGQVLLDKFNKYSSDAGVGIFQSRVLTGLPFNEIIKMQKEIDATLIVLGASDNNLGSVAERVVRNAKCHVLIARKITGNLEPYKHILVPVDGSEDAEYATQFAASIAHRSISKLTVCHVIQDPNKMPEGMVIVEKVMNIIKSKGITANSLIKEGKITEEILKSIDKDQIDLIVMGYSRRGSVSRLILGSVSEKVIRSASCSVFVVKSLRTEKVYTVKK